Proteins encoded together in one Planctomyces sp. SH-PL14 window:
- a CDS encoding ECF-type sigma factor: protein MSSQTDDSISGWLSQLHAGDAAAIQLLWDKFYKRLVAVADRFLTGLPPIQDDGEDVAASVFQSFWRGGKEGRFQNINDLDEAWWFLFRMAWRKCVDRVRRDKAQKRGGGTQIVSLNGEASHEFLEIVSEEPGPEFLASFNEQYFRLLDALPDASTRKIAVLMLQGHSANDISERTEIFKSTVRRKMDLVRKVWKHELDK, encoded by the coding sequence ATGAGTTCTCAAACAGACGACTCGATCTCCGGCTGGCTGAGTCAGCTCCATGCGGGGGACGCCGCCGCCATTCAGCTGCTGTGGGACAAGTTCTACAAGCGGCTCGTGGCCGTCGCGGACAGGTTTCTCACAGGCCTCCCTCCGATCCAGGACGACGGCGAGGACGTCGCGGCCAGCGTGTTCCAGAGCTTCTGGAGGGGGGGCAAGGAGGGGCGGTTCCAGAACATCAACGACCTCGACGAGGCGTGGTGGTTTCTGTTCCGCATGGCCTGGAGGAAGTGCGTGGACCGCGTCCGGCGGGACAAGGCCCAGAAACGGGGGGGCGGCACGCAGATCGTTTCCCTGAACGGAGAAGCGTCCCACGAGTTCCTGGAGATCGTGTCTGAAGAACCGGGCCCGGAATTCCTCGCCAGTTTCAATGAGCAGTATTTTCGACTTTTGGACGCCTTGCCCGACGCGAGCACCCGCAAAATTGCGGTATTAATGCTGCAGGGCCATTCCGCCAACGACATCAGCGAGCGGACCGAGATCTTCAAGTCGACGGTCCGCCGCAAGATGGATCTCGTGCGCAAGGTCTGGAAACACGAGCTCGACAAATGA
- a CDS encoding pyridoxal phosphate-dependent aminotransferase produces the protein MSERWIADRMHKIDASGIRKVFDLAATMKNPINLSIGQPHFDTPEPIKAAARQAIDNGRNAYSQTQGIKPLLEKIQASVQAEYGHADRKVFITSGTSGGLMLALSTLVNPGDEVIAFDPWFVMYKHLTTLAGGKCVQLSTYPDFRIDLDKVRAAITDRTKVILFNSPANPTGRVATEEEVRGLAELCREKDICLISDEIYRAFCYDRPFVSPAKYNDQTLVIDGFSKSHSMTGWRVGWCHGPEHVLQQMIKLQQFTFVCSPHPLQWAASEAWDFDVSEHVADYRRKRDLMKAELQEDFEIIGADGAFYLFLKTPWGTGTEFVRKAIENELLIIPGNVFSSQDTHFRLSYAAPDDTLRKGAAVLRKIAREGA, from the coding sequence ATGAGCGAGCGGTGGATTGCGGACCGGATGCACAAGATCGATGCCTCGGGCATCCGCAAGGTGTTCGACCTCGCGGCCACGATGAAGAACCCGATCAACCTCAGCATCGGGCAGCCGCACTTCGACACCCCGGAACCGATCAAGGCCGCCGCCCGCCAGGCCATCGACAACGGCCGCAACGCCTACAGCCAGACCCAGGGGATCAAGCCCCTCCTCGAGAAGATCCAGGCCTCCGTCCAGGCGGAGTACGGCCACGCGGACCGCAAGGTCTTCATCACCAGCGGTACCAGCGGAGGCCTGATGCTCGCCCTCTCGACGCTGGTCAATCCCGGCGATGAGGTGATCGCCTTCGACCCCTGGTTCGTCATGTACAAGCACCTGACGACCCTCGCCGGCGGCAAGTGCGTCCAGCTCAGCACCTACCCGGACTTCCGCATCGACCTGGACAAAGTCCGCGCCGCGATCACCGATCGCACCAAAGTCATCCTCTTCAACAGCCCCGCCAACCCCACCGGCCGTGTGGCGACGGAAGAGGAAGTACGCGGCCTCGCCGAGCTGTGCCGCGAGAAAGACATCTGCCTCATCAGCGACGAGATCTACCGCGCCTTCTGCTACGACCGCCCCTTCGTCAGCCCGGCGAAATACAACGACCAGACCCTCGTCATCGACGGCTTCAGCAAGTCGCACTCCATGACCGGCTGGCGGGTCGGCTGGTGCCACGGACCGGAGCACGTCCTCCAGCAGATGATCAAGCTCCAGCAGTTCACCTTCGTCTGCTCGCCGCATCCGCTGCAGTGGGCGGCGTCGGAAGCCTGGGACTTTGACGTCTCGGAACACGTCGCCGACTACCGCCGCAAGCGGGACCTGATGAAGGCGGAGCTCCAGGAGGACTTCGAGATCATCGGGGCCGACGGCGCGTTCTATCTGTTCCTGAAGACCCCCTGGGGAACGGGCACCGAATTCGTCAGGAAGGCGATCGAGAACGAGCTCCTCATCATTCCGGGGAACGTCTTCAGCTCGCAGGACACGCACTTCCGGCTCTCGTACGCCGCGCCGGACGACACGCTCCGGAAGGGGGCCGCCGTCCTGCGGAAGATCGCCCGTGAGGGAGCATGA
- a CDS encoding sensor histidine kinase, whose translation MISHRPRATVRSLEAVTKQSWWRRTTRPLRVRVILWNAGVVLFTSLTLLLAVRVQVEFTLRAELDGILLDELEEAAGEIAPGNNFPATLDEVVLTRIVDRETYGHGHLQEYVEILSADGEVLAINRTAPLNRPSPMELPNKTPLTIGGYRIVKQSLPKNTQPARAVVTVGAQASMIDDQMRTLDRIVILTALTSLIAAPLVGYWLAGKAIDPVSQMTATAAGLHPEKLDERLPIRGTGDELDQLAMTVNQLLDRIFAYLQEHRESLANAAHELRSPLAAIRSSVEVTLQQPRPVAEYEELLESIIEQGAALEILVNQLLLISESEREHLETHSSVLDLRDVVSRSASMFRGVAELKEITFTADDLRSAEVAGNKFHLREVVNNLLDNAIKFTETGGTVRVTLQEDAGAQEAVLTIRDSGMGIAAEDLPRVFDRFFRGDRSRSRDTPGTGLGLAICKAVVEGHGGTIRVESGASGTMFEVRLPLASHPASRRISSSEPSAASDTSPHN comes from the coding sequence ATGATCTCGCACCGCCCACGAGCCACCGTTCGATCGCTGGAGGCCGTCACGAAGCAGTCGTGGTGGCGCAGGACGACGCGCCCGTTGCGGGTGCGGGTCATCCTGTGGAACGCCGGCGTGGTGTTGTTTACCTCGCTGACGCTGCTGCTGGCGGTCCGGGTGCAGGTCGAATTCACGCTGCGGGCGGAGCTGGACGGCATCCTCCTCGATGAGCTGGAGGAAGCGGCCGGGGAGATCGCCCCGGGAAACAACTTCCCGGCGACCCTCGATGAGGTCGTCCTCACGCGGATTGTCGACCGCGAGACCTATGGTCACGGACATCTCCAGGAGTACGTTGAAATCCTCTCGGCCGATGGCGAAGTCCTGGCGATCAACCGGACGGCCCCGCTCAACCGCCCCTCGCCGATGGAGCTGCCGAACAAGACACCGCTGACGATCGGCGGCTACCGGATCGTGAAGCAGTCGCTTCCGAAGAACACGCAACCCGCGCGGGCCGTCGTCACCGTCGGGGCGCAGGCGTCGATGATTGACGACCAGATGCGGACCCTGGACCGGATTGTGATTCTCACGGCGCTGACGTCGCTGATCGCGGCGCCGCTCGTCGGCTACTGGCTGGCGGGGAAGGCGATCGACCCCGTCTCGCAGATGACCGCCACCGCCGCGGGACTGCATCCGGAGAAGCTCGACGAACGCCTGCCGATCCGGGGGACGGGGGACGAGCTCGACCAGCTCGCCATGACGGTCAACCAGCTCCTCGACCGGATCTTCGCCTACCTGCAGGAGCACCGGGAATCGCTGGCGAACGCCGCCCACGAGCTCCGGAGCCCCCTGGCGGCGATCCGCAGTTCCGTAGAGGTGACGCTCCAGCAGCCGCGTCCGGTGGCGGAGTACGAGGAGCTGCTGGAATCGATCATCGAACAGGGGGCAGCCCTCGAGATCCTGGTCAACCAGCTCCTCCTGATCTCCGAGTCGGAGCGGGAGCACCTGGAGACGCACAGCAGCGTCCTCGACCTGCGGGACGTCGTCTCGCGATCAGCGAGCATGTTCCGCGGGGTCGCCGAGCTGAAGGAGATCACCTTCACGGCTGACGATCTCCGCTCCGCGGAGGTGGCGGGGAACAAGTTCCACCTCCGGGAGGTCGTGAACAACCTGCTGGACAATGCCATCAAGTTCACCGAGACGGGTGGGACGGTCCGGGTCACGCTTCAGGAGGACGCCGGAGCTCAGGAGGCGGTCCTGACGATCCGCGATTCCGGGATGGGGATTGCGGCAGAGGATCTCCCCCGTGTCTTTGACCGCTTCTTCCGGGGGGATCGATCGCGTTCCCGCGACACCCCCGGGACGGGTCTGGGGTTGGCGATCTGCAAGGCGGTTGTCGAAGGCCACGGCGGGACGATTCGAGTGGAGAGCGGGGCGTCGGGAACGATGTTCGAGGTCCGGCTCCCGCTCGCGTCCCATCCCGCGAGCCGGCGGATCAGTTCCTCCGAGCCATCCGCAGCGAGTGATACATCTCCCCACAATTGA
- a CDS encoding DUF1559 domain-containing protein translates to MVLDFPRSSRRQRGFTLIELLVVIAIIAILVAILLPAVQYAREIANRAACRSNLRQIGLALHNYQDTFGSFPIGARAQPRGVGPSWIVGLLPHIEQGDAFKDFDFQHPNCGLSNSPNGQVFHNKNLPVFRCPSSSLAPTVLTGGFNLPISGYVGIAGSTNHDGTPATRVRDCCLLSSNAGQISADGALFPNGTASVEMMKDGSSNVIVVGECSSQAKNLATNPPTLMRVDGAHNVGLLAGTAALGVPPVYLNPVGNIVTDSYNITTLRYPPNSHYNQPGVHQNKGPNNPLTSPHTGMVHVCMGDGAVRAIDDSIEMKTFKLLGMIADGRLIGEF, encoded by the coding sequence ATGGTGTTGGATTTTCCAAGGTCCTCACGGCGTCAGCGAGGTTTCACGCTGATCGAATTGCTGGTCGTCATTGCGATCATCGCCATTCTCGTCGCGATCTTGCTGCCTGCGGTCCAATATGCGCGGGAGATAGCCAATCGGGCGGCGTGCCGGAGCAATCTTCGACAGATCGGCCTCGCCCTCCATAACTATCAAGACACCTTCGGTTCGTTCCCGATTGGCGCACGCGCGCAACCGCGCGGAGTGGGACCATCCTGGATTGTCGGCCTGCTGCCTCATATTGAGCAGGGTGACGCATTCAAAGATTTCGATTTTCAGCATCCAAATTGCGGTCTGTCGAACTCGCCGAACGGTCAGGTGTTCCACAACAAGAATCTTCCCGTTTTTAGATGCCCTTCCAGCTCCCTTGCGCCGACCGTGTTGACCGGCGGATTCAATCTCCCGATTTCCGGGTACGTTGGTATCGCCGGGTCAACGAATCATGATGGGACCCCTGCCACTCGGGTCCGGGACTGCTGTCTGCTGTCCTCGAACGCTGGGCAGATCTCAGCGGATGGCGCCCTCTTTCCAAATGGCACCGCATCGGTTGAGATGATGAAGGACGGGAGCTCAAACGTGATCGTGGTGGGAGAGTGTTCCTCGCAGGCGAAGAACCTGGCCACCAACCCTCCGACTCTGATGCGGGTGGATGGAGCCCACAATGTCGGCCTCCTGGCGGGGACGGCGGCATTGGGTGTTCCTCCGGTCTACCTGAACCCCGTCGGAAACATCGTCACAGATAGTTACAACATTACTACTCTGAGGTATCCGCCGAATTCTCATTACAATCAGCCGGGTGTTCATCAGAACAAGGGGCCAAACAATCCGTTGACATCGCCGCACACCGGGATGGTTCATGTGTGCATGGGTGACGGCGCTGTCCGTGCGATCGACGACTCCATCGAGATGAAGACGTTCAAGTTACTGGGAATGATCGCTGACGGACGGCTTATCGGAGAGTTCTAG
- a CDS encoding bifunctional serine/threonine-protein kinase/formylglycine-generating enzyme family protein encodes MNNQDLPTGPVEGGTSVVVAGSGLSDLEIDLELNSVCDAFESALQTGQRPQLADYLTDTRLPVSTLFVELVQIEMEYRRRKGEPVTLEEYVVRYPEFSEALSKLAPSLDTVSMPAPRGAPTTSLGRFELVAPLGQGTFGVVWKARDTKLRRWVAIKRFRETAPAPSRDLFAREARAVQKLDHPNVVRLLELSQGATTDYIVFEYVEGRTLKEILEERNHTPLDPDRAARIALQLANGLQHIHERGLIHRDLKPANVMITPAGDAKFLDFGLARHTDTTSTIGGGQGFLGTIPYMSPEQLQKGKSVTRQSDIYALGTVLYEMLSSRRPFEGSVEELIATIPKGNPSPMDVPAVLRTIVGLAMEVDPLDRYASAEAMAEDLQCFLDGSTPASRIGRKLRKLGRQVTRRDFLVKSAVGIAATAGIVKAAGVLVRTHDDGRHDVLLTTQPEGAEVHIIPIRSPTGEPDLASIQQLPGNSPLRSRLLPGNYLVVAVLPESRRFHEVFRRVPESPNGFIDGIGEHQRWELHDGVVHLPSIKIPDVTVVDDMTLFPGSPTFLTGEVGVTSAPRSMLAIPSFYLDRCEVTISDYRHFFRGDRPAIAPKWKAPLTDRQAAPMSWDAAVLLAEIMGKRLMSEYEYEFAATNGGERLWSWGDNPSPNFDIGAAFQNAGLPAEDRVGDPPVYGLCSNLAEWTSSGLLGAGNGTADGGASRSQLVSAELTKFQIVRGGSLNVLQEQEVAAADRNPRRRLPRERYRVDRGLGLRCARSPQPRCRPEHFIQAILPYSRE; translated from the coding sequence ATGAACAACCAGGATCTTCCCACGGGGCCAGTCGAGGGAGGAACGTCTGTCGTCGTCGCCGGGAGCGGCCTGTCCGATCTCGAAATCGACCTCGAACTGAACTCAGTCTGCGACGCGTTTGAGAGCGCCTTGCAGACCGGTCAGCGGCCGCAACTGGCGGACTACCTGACCGACACACGGCTCCCCGTCTCGACGCTCTTCGTCGAGCTCGTCCAGATCGAGATGGAGTACCGCCGCCGCAAGGGGGAGCCGGTCACGCTCGAGGAATACGTCGTCCGGTATCCGGAGTTCAGCGAAGCGCTCTCGAAGCTCGCCCCGAGCCTCGACACGGTGTCGATGCCCGCCCCGCGGGGAGCGCCGACCACGTCGCTCGGCCGTTTCGAGCTCGTCGCCCCGCTGGGCCAGGGAACCTTCGGCGTTGTCTGGAAGGCCCGCGACACCAAGCTCCGCCGCTGGGTCGCCATCAAGCGGTTTCGCGAAACCGCCCCGGCCCCCAGCCGGGACCTGTTCGCCCGCGAGGCGCGGGCAGTCCAGAAGCTGGATCACCCGAATGTCGTCCGCCTCCTGGAACTGAGCCAGGGAGCGACGACCGATTACATCGTCTTTGAATACGTTGAGGGACGAACTCTCAAGGAGATCCTCGAAGAGCGGAACCACACGCCGCTCGATCCGGACCGCGCGGCGCGAATCGCGCTGCAACTCGCCAACGGCCTGCAGCACATTCACGAGCGGGGTCTCATCCACCGGGACCTCAAACCGGCGAACGTGATGATCACCCCCGCCGGGGACGCCAAGTTCCTCGACTTCGGCCTCGCCCGCCACACCGACACAACATCAACGATCGGTGGCGGCCAGGGGTTCCTGGGGACAATCCCCTACATGAGTCCCGAGCAACTCCAGAAGGGAAAGTCGGTCACAAGACAGTCCGACATCTACGCGCTGGGTACGGTCCTCTACGAGATGCTCTCCAGCCGGCGACCGTTCGAGGGTTCGGTAGAGGAACTCATTGCCACGATCCCCAAAGGGAATCCCTCCCCCATGGACGTGCCGGCCGTTCTACGAACCATTGTGGGCCTGGCAATGGAGGTCGATCCCTTGGACCGCTACGCCTCCGCGGAGGCGATGGCCGAGGACCTTCAGTGCTTTCTAGATGGCTCTACCCCCGCCAGCCGAATCGGCAGAAAGTTGAGGAAACTCGGACGCCAGGTCACGCGTCGAGATTTCCTCGTGAAGTCGGCTGTGGGCATTGCGGCAACGGCTGGAATCGTGAAAGCGGCGGGAGTGTTAGTCCGAACACACGACGACGGCCGCCACGACGTTCTGCTCACCACTCAACCAGAAGGAGCTGAAGTCCATATCATTCCCATCCGCTCTCCTACTGGCGAGCCGGACCTGGCGAGCATCCAGCAACTTCCCGGAAACTCCCCTCTTCGAAGCCGGCTTCTTCCCGGCAACTACTTGGTCGTCGCAGTTCTTCCGGAATCTCGCCGCTTCCATGAGGTTTTTCGGAGAGTGCCGGAAAGTCCCAACGGCTTCATTGACGGGATTGGCGAACACCAACGGTGGGAGCTGCACGACGGCGTCGTGCATTTGCCGTCTATCAAGATTCCGGACGTGACTGTCGTCGACGATATGACTTTGTTTCCTGGAAGCCCAACGTTCCTAACGGGGGAGGTTGGAGTCACATCGGCGCCACGAAGTATGCTCGCCATTCCTTCGTTTTATCTGGACCGTTGCGAGGTCACGATTTCGGACTATCGTCACTTCTTTCGAGGTGACCGTCCCGCTATCGCACCGAAATGGAAGGCCCCCCTCACTGACCGACAAGCCGCCCCCATGTCTTGGGATGCTGCCGTATTGCTGGCGGAGATCATGGGCAAGCGGCTGATGAGCGAATATGAGTATGAGTTTGCGGCAACCAATGGTGGCGAGCGTCTTTGGTCCTGGGGCGACAATCCCTCGCCAAACTTCGACATCGGCGCCGCATTCCAAAATGCCGGCCTCCCAGCAGAAGACCGAGTCGGCGATCCACCCGTCTACGGCCTGTGCAGCAATCTCGCAGAATGGACATCCAGCGGCTTGCTTGGCGCTGGAAATGGAACCGCAGACGGAGGTGCAAGCCGTTCACAATTGGTAAGTGCGGAGCTCACCAAATTTCAAATTGTACGGGGAGGGAGTTTGAACGTGCTGCAAGAGCAGGAAGTCGCCGCCGCGGATCGGAATCCACGGCGGCGACTCCCACGAGAACGCTATCGAGTCGACCGAGGCCTCGGATTGCGATGCGCCAGAAGCCCGCAACCTCGTTGCCGTCCCGAGCATTTCATTCAGGCGATTTTGCCTTATTCTCGGGAATAA
- a CDS encoding efflux RND transporter periplasmic adaptor subunit, protein MTDSKVPFFASKSTNRRKSTIGLLAVLVTIPLVLIGRSGMARLAASHDIAIPPAQPTPVRIEPVAESVVVAGTHFGGVVHEFRKVELSFRVGGTVQELRQVTGADGKTRDLHEGDRLPAGTILARLDPADYRRERDSASQKLAAAESRLKQAQADCGEAQSAYDRTTALAASKATTVAALDAARARRLMTEASIEVAERDVAAARIALQQGDENLRYCELAAPFEESTVALRSIDQRQQVAAGHPVFVVTDLSSVVVSFAVQDTLLGRLAIGDTIEVTAEGLPGRVFRGVVHMISAAADERSRSYPVEVRIDRPDGLRPGMVATVRLRHERRAALVPLTAIVPVETGDSGEAAVFRVTRDGERMVLRRVPIRIGDVLDNRVAVSLDASGSTADVLHAGAEIVSTGVHRLRDGEVVHVVP, encoded by the coding sequence ATGACTGACTCCAAAGTCCCTTTTTTTGCCTCGAAGTCGACGAACCGTCGGAAATCGACAATCGGTCTCCTCGCGGTTCTGGTGACGATCCCGCTCGTCCTCATCGGGCGAAGCGGGATGGCGCGGCTCGCCGCTTCGCATGACATCGCAATTCCGCCCGCCCAGCCGACGCCGGTTCGGATCGAGCCGGTGGCCGAGAGCGTCGTGGTCGCCGGGACTCACTTCGGTGGTGTCGTTCACGAGTTCCGCAAGGTCGAGCTCTCGTTCCGGGTCGGCGGGACGGTTCAGGAACTGCGGCAGGTGACCGGGGCCGATGGCAAGACCCGCGACCTCCACGAAGGAGACCGGCTGCCGGCGGGAACGATCCTGGCCCGGCTCGATCCGGCGGACTATCGCCGCGAACGGGACTCCGCCTCGCAGAAGCTCGCGGCGGCCGAGTCCCGGCTGAAGCAGGCCCAGGCGGACTGTGGCGAGGCGCAGTCCGCCTATGACCGCACGACGGCCCTGGCCGCGAGCAAGGCGACGACCGTGGCGGCCCTCGACGCCGCCCGCGCCCGTCGGCTGATGACCGAGGCGTCGATCGAGGTCGCCGAGCGGGATGTCGCGGCCGCGCGGATTGCCCTCCAGCAGGGAGACGAAAACCTTCGCTACTGCGAGCTGGCCGCGCCGTTCGAGGAATCGACGGTCGCGCTCCGTTCGATTGATCAGCGGCAGCAGGTGGCGGCGGGGCATCCGGTGTTCGTGGTGACCGACCTGTCGAGCGTTGTGGTCTCCTTCGCAGTGCAGGACACGCTCCTGGGCCGGCTGGCGATCGGCGACACGATTGAGGTGACGGCCGAGGGGCTCCCCGGCCGCGTGTTCCGCGGGGTGGTCCACATGATCAGCGCGGCAGCCGATGAGCGGTCGCGCTCCTATCCCGTGGAAGTTCGTATCGATCGGCCCGACGGACTGCGTCCCGGGATGGTCGCGACCGTTCGTCTTCGCCATGAGCGCCGCGCGGCGCTCGTGCCCCTGACGGCGATTGTCCCGGTAGAGACCGGCGACAGCGGCGAGGCTGCCGTCTTTCGCGTGACGCGCGATGGAGAGCGGATGGTCCTTCGCCGAGTGCCGATCCGGATCGGGGATGTTCTCGACAACCGGGTCGCGGTGTCGCTTGATGCGTCCGGTTCGACGGCGGACGTCCTGCATGCCGGCGCCGAGATCGTCTCGACCGGGGTTCACCGGCTCCGCGAT
- a CDS encoding TetR/AcrR family transcriptional regulator — translation MSTATRKQQEIRRREQMLLGLARTMLVEDGFANLGLDRLAEAAEYSKGTIYQHFSSKEDLVAALAIQSCETRLDLFARASRLPGISRERILALVAADEIFAQRYPHYFQSEMIIRMANLDARASSERRERLEQLEQQILKIAFSLVRDGVEQGDLTLTPPWTPEKVTFALFCQDIGAHMAVMNYASVVGKMGITSSSPHLLDNLSLLLDGLQWKPLSTSFDYSVTVPRVADQILSDEGSAND, via the coding sequence ATGAGCACGGCGACGCGCAAGCAGCAGGAGATCCGCAGACGGGAGCAAATGCTCCTTGGTCTGGCTCGGACGATGCTCGTCGAAGACGGCTTCGCCAACCTGGGGCTCGACCGGCTGGCTGAGGCGGCCGAGTATTCCAAAGGGACGATTTACCAGCACTTCTCTTCGAAGGAAGACCTCGTTGCCGCTCTGGCGATCCAGAGTTGTGAGACCCGCCTGGACCTCTTTGCCCGGGCCTCCCGGCTCCCTGGAATCTCCCGCGAGCGGATCCTGGCTCTCGTTGCCGCGGACGAGATCTTCGCTCAGCGATATCCGCACTACTTCCAGTCAGAGATGATCATCCGGATGGCGAACCTCGACGCCCGGGCTTCGTCCGAGCGCCGCGAGCGCCTCGAGCAGCTGGAACAGCAGATCCTCAAGATTGCCTTCAGCCTCGTCCGCGATGGGGTCGAGCAAGGGGACCTGACGCTGACGCCCCCCTGGACGCCCGAGAAGGTGACGTTCGCGCTCTTCTGCCAGGACATCGGCGCCCATATGGCGGTCATGAACTACGCCTCGGTCGTGGGAAAGATGGGGATCACCTCCAGCTCCCCACACCTGCTCGACAACCTCAGCCTGCTTCTCGACGGCCTTCAATGGAAGCCGCTGTCGACGAGTTTTGACTACTCCGTCACGGTCCCCCGCGTGGCGGACCAGATCCTGTCTGACGAGGGTTCTGCCAATGACTGA